The following proteins come from a genomic window of Gossypium raimondii isolate GPD5lz chromosome 5, ASM2569854v1, whole genome shotgun sequence:
- the LOC105769390 gene encoding inositol-tetrakisphosphate 1-kinase 3 isoform X1, with the protein MRLEEEFSHCDNYDEEEEPKTMSQCSIGALQQQQQQQKFVVVGYALTSKKIKSFLQPKFEGLARNKGILFVAIDQNRPLSDQGPFDIVLHKLTGKEWRQILEDYRQTHPEVTVLDPPDAIQHLHNRQSMLQCVADMNLSTSYGRVGVPRQLVIKKDASSIADAVDKAGLILPLVAKPLVADGSAKSHELSLAYDQYSLQKLEPPLVLQEFVNHGGVLFKVYIVGEAIKVVRRFSLPDVTKRELSKVTGVFRFPRVSCAAASADDADLDPSVAELPPRPLLERLAKELRWRLGLRLFNLDIIREHGTRDHFYVIDINYFPGYGKMPGYEHIFTDFLLSLVQSRYKKRSS; encoded by the exons ATGAGGCTGGAGGAAGAGTTCTCTCATTGCGACAACTACGACGAAGAGGAGGAACCCAAAACGATGTCGCAATGTTCCATCGGAGCtttacaacaacaacaacagcagCAAAAGTTTGTCGTTGTCGGTTATGCCCTTACCTCTAAGAAAATCAAGAGCTTTTTACAACCAAAGTTCGAAGGTTTAGCCAG GAATAAGGGGATATTATTTGTTgcaattgatcaaaatagacCTCTCTCAGACCAGGGTCCTTTTGATATTGTATTGCACAAG TTGACAGGAAAAGAATGGCGCCAGATTCTTGAG GATTATAGACAAACACATCCAGAAGTCACAGTTCTAGATCCTCCTGATGCCATACAACATTTACACAATCGCCAATCGATGCTACAATGCGTTGCAGACATGAATTTATCTACCTCCTATG GAAGAGTTGGTGTTCCCAGGCAATTAGTCATTAAAAAGGATGCATCTTCTATTGCTGATGCTGTAGATAAAGCTGGGTTGATACTACCCCTTG TTGCAAAACCATTGGTTGCTGATGGAAGTGCAAAGTCACATGAATTGTCACTTGCTTATGATCAGTACTCCCTCCAGAAACTAGAACCTCCACTTGTTCTTCAGGAGTTTGTTAACCATG GAGGTGTTCTCTTTAAGGTTTATATTGTTGGAGAAGCCATTAAAGTGGTCAGGCGTTTCTCATTACCTGATGTAACTAAAAGAGAACTCTCTAAAGTTACGGGTGTTTTTCGGTTTCCACGGGTTTCCTGTGCTGCAGCTTCTGCAGATGATGCAGATTTGGACCCTAGTGTGGCTG AACTTCCCCCTCGCCCTTTACTTGAAAGACTGGCCAAAGAGCTTAGGTGGCGACTG GGTCTTCGGCTATTTAACCTAGACATTATCCGGGAGCATGGAACTAGAGATCATTTTTATGTGATTGACATAAATTACTTTCCTG GGT